The genomic interval CGTTCTCGGGGTCGCCGGCGACCGGGAAGCCGGTGAGGAGCATGTCGGTCATGGCGATGTGGAAGTCGGCACCGCCCATGGAGTGGTACTGGTGGTCCAGGCCCATGATCGGACCCGAGTTGTAGTCCTGGACGTGCAGCAGGGTCAGGTCGTCGCGCAGGGCGTGGATCACAGGGAGGTATGCGCCGCAGCGCGGGTCCTGGCCGCCCCACTTGCCGGTGCCGTAGTACTGGTAACCCATTTGGACGAAGAAGGTCTCCGGGGCCATCGTCAGCACGAAGCGGGCCCCGTACTTCGCCTTCAGCGTCTTCAGCGCCGAGATCAGGTTCACGATCACCGGGGTCTTCGGGTTCCTGAAGTCCGTGTCGTCGGCGTTCAGCAAGAGCGAGTGGCCCTCGAAGTCGATGTCCAGGCCGTCCAGGCCGTAGGTGTCGATGATCGAGGAGACCGAGGAGACGAAGGCGTCCCGGGCCGCGGTCGTGGTCAGCTGGACCTGGCCGTTCTGGCCGCCGATCGAGATCAGCACCTTCTTCCCGGCAGCCTGTTTCGCCCTGATCGCCGCCTTGAAGTCGGCGTCGGACTCGACGTTCGGGCATTCCGTGACAGGGCAGCGGGTGAAGCGGATGTCCCCGGAGGTGACCGAGGTGGGTTCGCCGAAGGCCAGGTCGATGACGTCCCAGCTGTCGGGGACGTCGGCCAGGCGCGTGTAGCCGGCGCCGTTGGCGAAGCTCGCGTGAAGGTAGCCGACCAGGGCGTGGGCGGGGAGGTCCGGGGAACTCCCGGCCGTCGTGGTCACGTTGAGGGGGCCAGACCTTGCCGACTCCCCCGCCTCGTTGACCGCCGCGACCTGGAAGCCGTACGCCGTCGAGGGCGCGAGGCCGCTCACCGTAGCCGAAGTCCCGCTCGCGGTCTGGACCTTGACTCCGTCCCGGTAGAGGGCGTAGCCGGTGGCGCCCGTGACCGCCGTCCAGGACAGGGTCACGCTGGAGGACGTGATCGTGCCCGCCTTCAGCCCCGCGGGCGTGGCCGGCGGCTGCCCGACCTCGACGCCCGGCCCGGTGAGGGACACGTCGTCCGCGCCGTACGCGCCCGTCCCGTACCACCCGTGCGTGTAGATGGTGACCTTGGTGGTGGACGGGCCGGTGCGGAAGGTGGTGGTGAGCCGCTGCCAGTCGGGGGCGGACTGGGTCCAGGTGGAGACGTCGGTGGTGCCGGTGCCGCTCGTGCCCAGGTAGACGTAGGCGCCGCGGACGTATCCGGACAGTGTGTACTGCGCGTCGGGCCGCACGGTCACCGTCTGGGCGCACTGGGCGTAGTCGCTGCCGGCCGGGGTCGCCTGCAGCGCCGAACTCCCACTGTGCACAGGACTGTTGACCGTCGTACCCGAGGAGCAGGCCCAGCCGTCGAGTCCCGCCTCGAAGCCTCCGTTCTTCGCCAGGTCCGCGTCGGCCGCACGGGCGGCCGACGAGAGCGCGGCGACGCCGGGCAGGGCCAGCAACGTGGCCGTCAGCGCGGCGAGGACAGGTCTGATGGGTCCGGTGCGTTCCACAAGGGCCTCCGGGCATGGGGGATTTGGAGGGTGAAGCGCGCCCAACTTGGTCCAGACCAATTCGAGTTGTCAAGACCTCCCGTCAGCGTTTCGGGCCCGTCAGCTCAGCCGTCGCCCTCCGTCGCCAGGCCCGCCGCCGCCTCGTGCATCGCGAGTTCCAGCAGCGCCGGATCGACGAGGATGCCGGAACCGTCCGGCGGGACCAGCCAGCGCACCCCTCCCCCGGCCACCCGGCCCGGATACGGCACGACGATCCAGGTGCCGGCGCCGGCCGTACGGATACCGGTGCCCAGCCAGCGGGCCGCGGTGCCCGGCGGCACGAAGAACCCCATGCGCGCGTCGCCGAAGTCGACGAGCACCGGGCCGAGCCGGTCGAGGATGCGGGTCAGGACGTCGAGCGTCGGATAGCCGAGCTCGCCCGGCAGGATCAGTACGTCCCAGGCCTTGCCCGCCGGAAGCAGCGCCACCCCGAGGGGGTTGCGCTCCCACTCCCAGCGGCAGGCCTCGGGATCCGGTGCGACGGATGCCAGCCACTCGACCGCCGTCTTCGCCCCAGTCATGAGAAGACCTCCCTTTCTCTCGTCGGCGCTTGTCGCGTCCCGAGGGAGAGGAAGGTCTCCTGGCAAGCATTACGCGGGTTCTGACCACCCGTTGGAGTGAACCAGATCACATACGATCGTTCAGCTGTCGAATCCCAGACCGAACCTGTCCATGGTCCGCAGCCACAGGTTGCGCCGCCCACCGTGCGCGTCGGCCCGGGCCAGGGACCATTTGGTGAGGGCGATACCGGTCCAGGCGAAGGGTTCCGGCGGGAACGGCAGCGGCTTCTTGCGGACCATCTCCAGCGAGGTCCGCTCGGTGCTCTCCCCGGCCAGCAGGTCCAGCATCACGTCCGCCCCGAACCGGGTCGCCCCGACGCCGAGCCCGGTGTACCCGGCCGCGTACGCCACCTTGCCGTGGTGGGCGGTGCCGTAGAACGCGGAGAACCGCGAGCAGGTGTCGATCGCGCCGCCCCACGCGTGCGTGAAGCGGACGCCCTCCAGCTGCGGGAAGCAGGTGAAGAAGTGCCCGGCGAGCTTGGCGTAGGTCTCCGGCCGGTCGTCGTACTCGGCCCGCACCCGGCCGCCGTACGGGTAGACCGCGTCGTAACCGCCCCACAGGACGCGGTTGTCGGCGGAGAGCCGGAAGTAGTGGAACTGGTTGGCCGAGTCCCCGAGCCCCTGGCGGTTCTTCCAGCCGATCGACGCGAGCTGCTGCTCGCTCAGCGGCTCGGTCATCAGGGCGTAGTCGTAGACCGGCACGGTGTACGCCCGCACCCGCTTGACCAGGTTCGGGAAGATGTTCGTGCCGAGCGCTACCTTCCGTGCCCGGACCGAGCCGTACGGCGTGCGTACGGCCATGCCGGCGCCGTACGCCTTCAGGGTGAGCGCGGGTGTGTGCTCGTAGATCCGCACCCCGAGTCTCAGGCACGCCCGCTTCAGGCCCCAGACGAGCTTGGCCGGGTTGAGCATGGCCACGCCCCGGCGGTCCCACAGTCCGGCCTCGAAGGTCGGTGAGGCGACCTGTTCGCGCACCGCGTCGGCGTCCAGGAATTCGACGCCGTCGGCCAGGCCCTTCTCCTGGAGCTCCTCGTACCAGTCACGCAGTTCCCGGGCCTGGTACGGCTCGGTCGCCACGTCGATCTCGCCGGTGCGCTCGAACTCGCAGTCGAGGTCGTGCCGGGCGACCGCCTTCTCGATCTCGTCGAGGTTGCGGGCGCCCAGCTCCTGAAGCCGATGGATCTCGTCCGGCCAGCGGGTCAGCCCGTTGGGCAGGCCGTGGGTGAGGGAGGCGGCGCAGAAGCCGCCGTTGCGACCGGAGGCCGCCCAGCCCACCTCGCGGCCTTCCAGCAGGACGACATCCCGCCCGGGATCGCGCTCCTTCGCGTTGAGCGCGGTCCACAGCCCGCTGTAGCCGCCGCCGACGACCAGCAGGTCGCAGGTCTCGGCGCCGGTGAGGGCGGGCTCGGGGTGGGGCCTGTTCGGGTCGTCCAGCCAGTACGGGACGGGCTGAGCCTCGGAAAGGGCCTTTGTCCAGCGGCTCATGCCTTACGCCTTTTGCTTGTTGCGGCGATTGCTGATGACCATGGAGGTCAGGACCAGAAGCACGGCGACGAGGAACATGGTCGTGCCGATGACATTGATCTGAACGGGAGTTCCGCGCTGTGCCGAACCCCAGACGAACATGGGGAAGGTGACGGTCGAGCCCGCGTTGAAGTTGGTGATGATGAAATCGTCGAAGGAGAGCGCGAAGGACAGCAACGCGCCCGCGGCGATTCCGGGGGCCGCGATGGGCAGGGTCACCCGGAGGAAGGTCTGGACGGGACTCGCGTACAGATCCCGGGCTGCCTCCTCAAGGCGCGGGTCCATCGACATCACGCGCGCCTTGACGGCGACGACGACAAAGCTGAGGCAGAACATGATGTGGGCGATCAGGATCGTCCAGAAACCCAGCTGAGCACCCAGGTTGAGGAACAGGGTGAGCAGCGAGGCCGCCATGACGACCTCGGGCATCGCCATCGGCAGGAAGATCAGCGAGTTCACGGTGCCCCGCGCGCGGAACCGGTAACGGACCAGTGCGAAGGCGATCATGCTGCCGAGGACGGTCGCGCCGACCGTCGCCCAGAAGGCGATCTGGAGGCTGATCGACAGCGAGCCGCACATGTCGGCGACGCCGCAGGGGTCCTTCCAGGCGTCCGTGGAGAACTGCTGCCACTGGTAGTTGAAGCGCCCCTTCGGTTTGTTGAAGGAGAACACCGTGACGACGATGTTCGGCAGCAGGAGATATCCGAGAGTAAGCAGTCCCGCGATGACGACGAAATGACGCTTGAGCCAGTTGACGAGGGCCATTTAAACCAGATCCTCCGTCCCGGACTTGCGGATGTAGAAGGTGACCATGAGGAGAATCGCGGCCATGAGGATGAAGGAGAGCGCTGCCGCCGTCGGATAGTCCAGAATCCGCAGGAACTGGGTCTGGATGACGTTTCCGATCATGCGCGTGTCGGTCGAGCCGAGGAGTTCGGCGTTCACGTAGTCGCCGGCCGCCGGGATGAAGGTCAGCAGCGTCCCGGAGACCACGCCCGGCATCGACAGCGGGAAGGTCACCTTGCGGAAGGTGGTGACCGGCTTGGCGTACAGATCGCCCGCCGCCTCGTGCAGCCGCCCGTCGATGCGCTCCAGCGAGGTGTACAGCGGAAGGATCATGAAGGGCAGGAAGTTGTACGTCAGACCGCACACCACCGCGAGCGGCGTGGCCAGGACGCGGTCGCCGGTGGTCCAGCCGAGCCAGTTGGTGACGTCCAGGACGTGCAGCGTGTTGAGGGCGCCGACCACAGGGCCGCTGTCCGAGAGGATCGTCTTCCAGGCGAGGGTGCGGATCAGGAAGCTGGTGAAGAACGGCGCGATCACCAGGACCATGATCAGGTTCCGCCAGCGCCCCGCACGGAAGGCGATGAGATAGGCGAGCGGGTAGCCGAGCACCAGGCAGAGGACCGTCGCGGCACCGGCGTACAGGATCGAGCGCAGGAACTGCGGCCAGTAGTTGGCCAGCGCGTCCCAGTAGGTCGCGAAGTGCCAGGTGACCTTGTAGCCCGTCTCCAGGGAGCCCGTCTGCACGGACGTGGAGGCCTGGTAGATCATCGGCAGCGCGAAGAAGACCAGCAGCCACAGGATGCCGGGCAGCAGCAGCCAGTACGGCGTGAGGCGGCCCCTCCTGCGCGGGGGCTTCTTCTCGGGCGTGGTCGGGGTCAGAGGCGGTGGCGCCTCGGTGAGCGTCGCCATCAGACCGTCGCCTCTTCCTGAATGCCGGCGTCGATGTCCTGGTCGGCGTCCAGACCGAAGGTGTGCGCCGGGTTCCAGTGCAGGACGACCTCGGCGCCGGGCACGAGCCGGTCGTCGCGGTCGATGTTCTGGGCGTAGACCTCGAACTCGGGGCAGACGGGGCTGTCGATGACGTACTGGGTCGAGACGCCGATGAAGGAGGAGTCGGCGATCGTCCCGGTGATCCGGTTGCGGCCCACGGGGATCTCCCCGGCCTCGTCGGCGTGGGTGAGGGAGATCTTCTCGGGCCGGACGCCGACCAGCACCTTGCCGCCGGTCGTGGTCGGCCCGGCGTACCGCGCCTCGGGCAGCACCAGCTTGCCGCCGCCCGCCTTCAGCACGATCTCGCCGCCGCTCGTGGAGTCGACCTCGGCCTCGATGAGGTTGGAGGTGCCGAGGAAGTTGGCGACGAAGGTGGTGTTCGGGTTCTCGTACAG from Streptomyces sp. CC0208 carries:
- a CDS encoding glycoside hydrolase family 18 protein; protein product: MERTGPIRPVLAALTATLLALPGVAALSSAARAADADLAKNGGFEAGLDGWACSSGTTVNSPVHSGSSALQATPAGSDYAQCAQTVTVRPDAQYTLSGYVRGAYVYLGTSGTGTTDVSTWTQSAPDWQRLTTTFRTGPSTTKVTIYTHGWYGTGAYGADDVSLTGPGVEVGQPPATPAGLKAGTITSSSVTLSWTAVTGATGYALYRDGVKVQTASGTSATVSGLAPSTAYGFQVAAVNEAGESARSGPLNVTTTAGSSPDLPAHALVGYLHASFANGAGYTRLADVPDSWDVIDLAFGEPTSVTSGDIRFTRCPVTECPNVESDADFKAAIRAKQAAGKKVLISIGGQNGQVQLTTTAARDAFVSSVSSIIDTYGLDGLDIDFEGHSLLLNADDTDFRNPKTPVIVNLISALKTLKAKYGARFVLTMAPETFFVQMGYQYYGTGKWGGQDPRCGAYLPVIHALRDDLTLLHVQDYNSGPIMGLDHQYHSMGGADFHIAMTDMLLTGFPVAGDPENVFPPLRPDQVAIGMPASVNAGNGYISPTEVTKTLDCLTKRTNCGSYPTHGTWPTLRGLMTWSVNWDRYSGGEFRKTFDGYFG
- a CDS encoding ABC transporter permease, whose product is MATLTEAPPPLTPTTPEKKPPRRRGRLTPYWLLLPGILWLLVFFALPMIYQASTSVQTGSLETGYKVTWHFATYWDALANYWPQFLRSILYAGAATVLCLVLGYPLAYLIAFRAGRWRNLIMVLVIAPFFTSFLIRTLAWKTILSDSGPVVGALNTLHVLDVTNWLGWTTGDRVLATPLAVVCGLTYNFLPFMILPLYTSLERIDGRLHEAAGDLYAKPVTTFRKVTFPLSMPGVVSGTLLTFIPAAGDYVNAELLGSTDTRMIGNVIQTQFLRILDYPTAAALSFILMAAILLMVTFYIRKSGTEDLV
- a CDS encoding FAD-dependent oxidoreductase, with the protein product MSRWTKALSEAQPVPYWLDDPNRPHPEPALTGAETCDLLVVGGGYSGLWTALNAKERDPGRDVVLLEGREVGWAASGRNGGFCAASLTHGLPNGLTRWPDEIHRLQELGARNLDEIEKAVARHDLDCEFERTGEIDVATEPYQARELRDWYEELQEKGLADGVEFLDADAVREQVASPTFEAGLWDRRGVAMLNPAKLVWGLKRACLRLGVRIYEHTPALTLKAYGAGMAVRTPYGSVRARKVALGTNIFPNLVKRVRAYTVPVYDYALMTEPLSEQQLASIGWKNRQGLGDSANQFHYFRLSADNRVLWGGYDAVYPYGGRVRAEYDDRPETYAKLAGHFFTCFPQLEGVRFTHAWGGAIDTCSRFSAFYGTAHHGKVAYAAGYTGLGVGATRFGADVMLDLLAGESTERTSLEMVRKKPLPFPPEPFAWTGIALTKWSLARADAHGGRRNLWLRTMDRFGLGFDS
- a CDS encoding ABC transporter permease, translated to MALVNWLKRHFVVIAGLLTLGYLLLPNIVVTVFSFNKPKGRFNYQWQQFSTDAWKDPCGVADMCGSLSISLQIAFWATVGATVLGSMIAFALVRYRFRARGTVNSLIFLPMAMPEVVMAASLLTLFLNLGAQLGFWTILIAHIMFCLSFVVVAVKARVMSMDPRLEEAARDLYASPVQTFLRVTLPIAAPGIAAGALLSFALSFDDFIITNFNAGSTVTFPMFVWGSAQRGTPVQINVIGTTMFLVAVLLVLTSMVISNRRNKQKA